The Armatimonas rosea genome includes a window with the following:
- a CDS encoding DinB family protein, whose protein sequence is MSTLQALRQSAESLAKLITDMGDKAAWSPLDKGRTALNQVAECALMTGACIGIIQAKAVPAFDWEAFGKAQAELEANPEALLAALATNTDGLIAAIEGLSAEDAATEITMPWGATYTLAGLADVNYWNNTYHEGQINYIQTLI, encoded by the coding sequence ATGAGTACTTTACAAGCACTGCGCCAGTCGGCGGAGTCCCTGGCAAAGCTGATCACTGACATGGGAGACAAGGCGGCGTGGTCGCCGCTGGACAAGGGACGAACCGCGCTCAACCAGGTGGCGGAGTGTGCGCTGATGACCGGAGCGTGTATCGGGATTATCCAGGCCAAGGCCGTCCCCGCCTTCGACTGGGAGGCATTTGGCAAGGCACAGGCGGAGCTCGAGGCCAACCCCGAGGCGCTGCTCGCCGCTCTGGCCACCAACACCGACGGTCTGATTGCCGCGATTGAGGGCCTCTCCGCGGAGGATGCCGCCACCGAGATCACCATGCCCTGGGGCGCGACCTACACGCTCGCAGGCCTCGCCGACGTGAACTACTGGAACAACACCTACCACGAAGGGCAGATAAACTACATCCAGACGCTGATCTAA
- a CDS encoding type IV pilus twitching motility protein PilT, with the protein MYDIRDLIRQAYELKASDLFIKANSPPMLRLHGRIAAVEGTEKLSGDDTRRMAYSIMTHEQIGRFEHRHELDIGWELDGLTRVRTNVYQQRGTIGVVSRLVPLKLYTLEQLGMPPAVGELTKSRQGLLLVTGPTGSGKSTTLAGMINKINEEQSKNIVTIEDPIEFVHPDKKCIISQREVGIDTDSFNDALKYVLRQNPDIILIGEMRDVESVSVALQAAETGHLVFGTLHTASAAETLERIVNLFPPEDKMLLCMRMSQSVRGFIAQKLLPRVDTVGRVAAVEIMIATPTVAKLIEEGKTGNIYTAIQEGGFWGMQTMNQCLTRYFKAGIISEDDALAAAGNLTELRQMIRRPGG; encoded by the coding sequence ATGTATGACATTCGCGACCTGATCCGACAGGCTTACGAGCTGAAGGCGTCGGACCTGTTCATCAAGGCTAACTCCCCACCCATGCTCCGTCTCCACGGGCGCATTGCGGCGGTGGAAGGGACAGAAAAGCTCTCGGGGGACGATACACGGCGCATGGCCTACTCGATCATGACCCATGAGCAGATTGGGCGCTTTGAGCACCGCCACGAGCTTGATATCGGCTGGGAGCTCGATGGCCTCACCCGTGTCCGAACCAATGTCTACCAGCAGCGTGGCACGATTGGAGTGGTGAGCCGCCTCGTTCCCCTCAAGCTCTACACCCTCGAGCAGCTTGGGATGCCCCCGGCTGTCGGCGAGCTGACCAAGAGCCGTCAGGGCCTCCTGCTGGTCACCGGGCCGACCGGATCGGGCAAGTCCACGACCCTTGCGGGCATGATCAACAAGATCAACGAAGAGCAGTCCAAGAATATCGTCACGATTGAGGACCCGATCGAGTTTGTTCACCCGGACAAGAAGTGTATTATCTCCCAGCGCGAGGTGGGGATCGACACGGACTCGTTCAACGATGCCCTTAAGTACGTCCTGCGCCAGAACCCGGACATCATCCTGATCGGTGAGATGCGTGATGTCGAGTCGGTCTCCGTGGCGCTACAAGCGGCGGAAACGGGCCACCTTGTCTTTGGAACGCTCCACACCGCGAGCGCCGCCGAGACCCTAGAGCGTATCGTCAACCTCTTCCCCCCAGAAGACAAGATGCTGCTCTGTATGCGTATGAGCCAGTCGGTGCGCGGCTTTATCGCCCAGAAGCTCCTGCCCCGCGTGGACACGGTCGGACGTGTCGCGGCGGTCGAGATCATGATCGCCACCCCCACGGTCGCGAAGCTGATCGAAGAGGGCAAGACGGGCAATATCTACACCGCGATCCAAGAGGGCGGGTTCTGGGGCATGCAGACCATGAACCAGTGTCTCACCCGCTACTTCAAGGCCGGGATTATCTCGGAGGACGACGCGCTCGCCGCCGCCGGAAACCTCACCGAGCTACGTCAGATGATCCGCCGCCCCGGCGGATAG
- a CDS encoding ankyrin repeat domain-containing protein, translating to MDIFTAATTNDTETLQALLAQGAATEARDGDGRTPLLLATRANAVEAARLLIEAGADVNAKDAIHDTPYLYAGAEGRLEILRLCLAAGANLKDTNRYGGTALIPACHHGHPETVAVLLKTEIAIDHVNRLGWTAFLETVLLSDGGPVHQDILQQLLAAGANPQIPDLDGVTALEHAQQRGYTEMVTLLTRAKNRS from the coding sequence ATGGATATCTTCACCGCCGCTACCACCAACGACACGGAGACGCTCCAAGCCCTGCTCGCTCAGGGCGCGGCTACCGAGGCGCGGGACGGCGACGGTCGCACACCGCTTCTGCTTGCCACGCGGGCCAATGCGGTCGAGGCAGCGCGGCTCTTGATCGAGGCGGGGGCGGATGTCAATGCCAAAGACGCGATCCACGACACGCCCTACCTCTACGCCGGCGCCGAGGGTCGCCTGGAGATCCTGCGCCTCTGCCTCGCCGCAGGCGCGAACCTCAAGGACACCAACCGCTACGGCGGCACCGCTCTCATCCCCGCCTGCCACCACGGCCACCCGGAGACGGTCGCCGTGCTCCTCAAGACCGAGATCGCCATCGATCACGTCAACCGCCTTGGCTGGACCGCGTTCCTGGAGACCGTGCTCCTCTCCGACGGTGGCCCCGTCCACCAGGACATCCTCCAGCAGCTCCTCGCCGCCGGTGCCAACCCCCAAATCCCCGACCTCGACGGTGTCACGGCCCTAGAGCACGCCCAGCAGCGCGGCTACACCGAGATGGTCACGCTACTCACCCGAGCCAAGAACCGTTCTTAA
- a CDS encoding HAD family hydrolase, with amino-acid sequence MRALIFDFDGTILDTETPEFLAWEKIYHQHDQILPRELWLSAIGVAPEEATFNPYTHLELLVGTPLDRERLRQRRRKIFYTALDTEPIRPGVADWLAQAGQQGLAIGLASSSPSVWVESHLERLGLRGHFSAIYTSDHVARAKPHPELYLKTAAHFGLAPSECIAIEDSYNGVTAAKAAGCYCIATPNPMTAAMDLSAADRVVGSLAELSLESVLY; translated from the coding sequence ATGCGTGCGCTGATTTTTGACTTTGATGGAACTATACTGGATACAGAGACCCCGGAGTTCCTGGCCTGGGAGAAGATTTACCACCAGCACGACCAAATCCTGCCTCGTGAGCTCTGGCTCTCGGCGATCGGGGTGGCGCCAGAGGAGGCGACATTCAATCCCTATACGCACCTAGAGCTACTTGTGGGGACACCGCTGGACCGGGAGCGGCTCCGACAGAGGCGACGTAAGATCTTCTACACCGCGCTCGACACCGAGCCCATCCGTCCTGGTGTGGCGGACTGGCTTGCTCAGGCGGGGCAGCAAGGACTCGCAATCGGGCTTGCGTCGTCGTCGCCGTCGGTGTGGGTCGAGAGCCACTTGGAGCGCCTGGGGCTGCGGGGGCACTTCTCCGCGATCTACACCAGCGACCACGTGGCGCGTGCCAAGCCCCACCCGGAGCTGTATCTCAAGACCGCCGCGCACTTTGGCCTCGCACCAAGTGAGTGTATCGCGATCGAGGACTCGTACAACGGGGTCACGGCGGCCAAGGCGGCGGGGTGCTACTGTATCGCGACTCCCAACCCCATGACCGCGGCGATGGACCTCTCTGCGGCGGATCGGGTTGTCGGCTCGCTGGCGGAGCTTTCGTTGGAGAGCGTGCTATACTGA
- a CDS encoding cryptochrome/photolyase family protein, whose protein sequence is MPHKTSLVWFRRALRVTDNRALRTALAASESVVPVFVIDPAILKRPDTGERRVAFLWAGLRALDTELRQRGSALIVRCGEPAQELARLAEETGATALYYGQEYEPAGKARDQRVVEALRNLESVACRDHLLAEPESLATKAGTPYTVFTPYFRLWQEQAFLAPVAAPERIPTPQGIASEPLPESVSVLPAGERAAQEQLQGFARAALRAYDTERDFPALPGTSQLSAYLKLGMLSPRQALGAARQCREQLPVDRRAGVDAWVRQLAWRDFYYQILVHFPHVATGSFKPKFDALAWPNDPTLYAAWERGETGYPIVDAGMRQLAQTGTLHNRVRMIVASFLTKDLLCDWRLGERYFMQQLLDGDQAANNGGWQWAAGTGTDAQPYFRIFNPVSQGEKFDPDAQYVKLWCPELKRVPAKWAHKPWELSRNEQAAVNCVLGKDYPQRIVEHSEQRARALALYKMVAKEDEE, encoded by the coding sequence ATGCCCCACAAGACCTCTCTCGTCTGGTTCCGCCGTGCCCTCCGTGTTACGGACAACCGTGCCCTCCGCACTGCCCTCGCCGCCTCGGAGTCTGTCGTCCCTGTGTTTGTGATCGACCCGGCGATCCTCAAGCGCCCGGACACGGGAGAGCGACGGGTCGCGTTTCTGTGGGCGGGCCTACGGGCACTCGACACGGAGCTTCGCCAGCGCGGCAGCGCCCTGATCGTCCGTTGTGGAGAGCCCGCCCAGGAGCTCGCGCGGCTCGCGGAGGAGACAGGGGCGACCGCGCTCTACTACGGCCAGGAGTACGAGCCTGCAGGCAAGGCGCGCGACCAGCGTGTCGTGGAGGCGCTCCGCAACCTAGAGAGTGTCGCCTGCCGGGACCACCTGCTGGCGGAGCCCGAGAGCCTGGCGACCAAGGCGGGTACCCCCTACACGGTCTTTACCCCCTACTTTCGCCTCTGGCAGGAGCAGGCATTTCTCGCGCCGGTCGCGGCTCCCGAGCGCATCCCGACGCCGCAAGGGATCGCGTCGGAGCCACTCCCCGAGAGCGTCTCGGTGCTGCCCGCGGGCGAGCGAGCGGCGCAGGAGCAGCTCCAAGGCTTCGCTCGTGCGGCGCTCCGTGCCTACGACACCGAGCGTGACTTTCCTGCGCTCCCGGGCACGAGCCAGCTCTCCGCCTACCTGAAGCTCGGGATGCTCTCGCCAAGGCAGGCCTTAGGGGCGGCGCGGCAGTGCCGAGAGCAGCTCCCCGTGGACCGACGGGCCGGGGTCGATGCCTGGGTGCGCCAGCTGGCGTGGCGAGACTTCTACTACCAGATTCTCGTGCACTTTCCCCATGTGGCAACGGGTAGCTTCAAGCCCAAGTTCGATGCCCTGGCCTGGCCCAACGACCCGACTCTCTACGCCGCCTGGGAGCGCGGCGAGACCGGCTACCCGATTGTGGATGCGGGAATGCGCCAGCTCGCCCAGACCGGGACACTCCACAACCGGGTGCGGATGATAGTCGCCTCTTTTCTCACCAAGGACCTGCTCTGCGACTGGCGGCTGGGAGAGCGCTACTTCATGCAGCAGCTCCTCGATGGTGACCAAGCGGCAAACAACGGCGGCTGGCAGTGGGCCGCCGGCACGGGCACCGATGCGCAGCCCTACTTTCGCATCTTCAACCCGGTCAGCCAGGGAGAGAAGTTCGACCCTGATGCCCAGTACGTAAAACTCTGGTGCCCGGAATTGAAGCGTGTGCCCGCAAAGTGGGCTCATAAACCATGGGAGCTTTCCAGAAATGAGCAAGCGGCGGTAAACTGTGTCTTGGGGAAGGACTACCCCCAGCGGATTGTGGAGCACAGCGAGCAGCGCGCGCGTGCCCTAGCTCTCTATAAAATGGTGGCGAAAGAAGACGAAGAATGA